A window from Solanum stenotomum isolate F172 chromosome 7, ASM1918654v1, whole genome shotgun sequence encodes these proteins:
- the LOC125870502 gene encoding pentatricopeptide repeat-containing protein At3g09650, chloroplastic — protein MTTLLPPTPLSPPSSTSPFPFTQNLIFNSFSSSTLTCKATNSSFQPHPTSNSSNPASLITSKNPFSASPDNTLLTLLQQRKTDEAWLYYTKNLDQQLPNPTCLSRLVSQLSYQNSTISLRRAQSIIQRLRHEQQLHRLDANSLGLLASAAAKGGHVLYAASIIKSMLKSGYLPHVKAWSSVVSRLASSGDDGPIESLRLFCAVTKRIRRLSNLDLVKHSRPDTAAYNAVLNACANLGDKNRFLELFNEMSEFDCEPDVLSYNVMIKLCARGDRKDLLVFVLERILEKGIPLCMSTFQSLVAAYVGFGDLVTAEKVVQAMREGRRDLCKMLREGNVEEVCLNDSDVFDKLLPNSVNWRDNEPPELSRVFEPNSRMYTTLMKGYMNAGRVTDMVRMLEAMRHLGDSESHPDHVTYTTVISAFVKQGLMDRAREVLAEMVRIGVPANRVTYNVLIKGYCQQLHIDMAEELIKEMIDTGIEPDVVSYNTIIDGCILVDDCAGALSYFNEMRARGIAPTKVSYTTLMKAFASSGQAKLANKVFDEMLKDPRVKVDLVAWNMLVDAYSKLGKVEEAKSVIERMKENGFYPNVATYGSLANGIALARKPGEALLLWNEIKQRCRMGNGEESIPSSGVPPLEPDEGLLDTLADICVRAAFFRKALEIVACMEQHGIPPNKTKFTRIYVEMHSRMFTSKHASRARQDRRKERKRAAEAFKFWLGLPNSYYGSEWRLDSVIDDEYKS, from the coding sequence ATGACAACTCTACTACCCCCCACCCCCCTTTCACCCCCTTCCTCAACTTCACCATTTCCCTTCACCCAAAATCTCATCTTTAActccttctcttcctcaaccctCACCTGTAAAGCTACCAATAGCTCATTTCAACCTCACCCCACTTCCAATTCCTCCAACCCCGCTTCCTTAATCACCTCCAAGAACCCATTTTCAGCTTCCCCTGACAATACCCTTTTGACCCTTTTGCAGCAAAGGAAGACTGATGAAGCTTGGTTATACTACACCAAGAATCTTGATCAACAACTCCCAAACCCCACTTGTCTTAGCCGTTTAGTTTCTCAATTATCTTACCAAAACTCCACTATCAGCCTCCGCCGTGCTCAGTCAATCATCCAACGCCTCCGCCATGAACAGCAGCTCCACCGCCTCGACGCGAATTCCCTTGGACTTCTTGCTAGTGCTGCAGCTAAAGGTGGACATGTTCTTTATGCTGCTTCTATTATTAAGTCAATGTTGAAATCTGGTTATTTACCTCATGTTAAAGCTTGGAGTTCTGTTGTTAGTCGTCTTGCATCCTCTGGTGATGATGGTCCAATTGAGAGTTTGCGTCTTTTTTGTGCTGTTACTAAAAGGATTCGTAGGTTGTCTAATCTTGATTTGGTTAAGCATTCGCGGCCTGATACAGCCGCGTATAATGCTGTGTTGAATGCTTGTGCTAATCTTGGTGATAAAAATAGATTCTTGGAGTTGTTTAATGAAATGAGTGAGTTTGATTGTGAGCCTGATGTTTTGAGTTATAATGTGATGATTAAGCTTTGTGCAAGAGGTGATAGGAAGGATTTGCTTGTTTTCGTATTGGAAAGGATACTTGAGAAAGGAATTCCATTGTGTATGTCAACATTTCAGTCTCTTGTTGCTGCTTATGTTGGTTTTGGTGATTTGGTTACTGCTGAAAAAGTTGTTCAGGCAATGAGGGAAGGGAGGAGGGATTTGTGTAAGATGCTAAGAGAGGGTAATGTGGAAGAGGTGTGTTTGAATGATAGTGATGTGTTTGACAAGTTGCTCCCGAATTCTGTTAATTGGAGAGATAATGAGCCACCGGAGTTGTCTAGAGTATTTGAACCGAATTCTCGGATGTATACGACTTTAATGAAAGGTTATATGAATGCTGGCCGTGTTACAGATATGGTGAGGATGTTAGAGGCAATGAGACATCTAGGAGATAGTGAGAGCCATCCGGACCATGTCACTTACACGACGGTTATTTCTGCGTTTGTGAAGCAAGGTTTAATGGATAGGGCACGGGAGGTACTGGCCGAGATGGTCAGGATTGGTGTCCCTGCTAATAGAGTAACTTACAATGTTTTGATCAAAGGATATTGCCAACAGCTGCATATTGACATGGCAGAAGAGCTGATTAAAGAGATGATTGATACTGGAATAGAGCCTGATGTGGTTTCTTATAACACAATCATTGATGGATGTATATTGGTAGATGACTGTGCAGGAGCTCTTTCTTACTTCAACGAGATGAGAGCGAGAGGTATTGCTCCGACCAAAGTAAGTTACACCACTTTGATGAAAGCTTTTGCCTCGTCTGGTCAGGCTAAGCTAGCTAACAAGGTGTTTGACGAGATGCTTAAAGACCCTCGAGTGAAGGTTGATTTGGTGGCTTGGAATATGTTGGTAGATGCATACTCTAAGCTGGGAAAGGTTGAGGAAGCAAAGAGTGTGATCGAGAGGATGAAAGAAAATGGATTCTACCCGAACGTGGCCACTTATGGCAGTCTTGCAAATGGAATTGCTTTGGCTAGGAAGCCGGGAGAAGCACTCTTGCTTTGGAATGAGATAAAACAGAGGTGCAGAATGGGAAATGGAGAGGAGTCTATTCCTTCTTCAGGTGTCCCGCCATTGGAACCTGATGAAGGACTGTTGGATACTTTGGCAGACATATGTGTCCGAGCAGCTTTCTTCAGGAAAGCTTTGGAGATCGTTGCTTGCATGGAACAACATGGGATACCACCAAATAAGACCAAGTTTACTAGGATCTACGTCGAGATGCATTCAAGGATGTTTACTAGTAAGCATGCGTCGAGAGCTAGACAGGATAGGAGAAAGGAACGAAAACGAGCAGCTGAAGCATTCAAGTTCTGGTTGGGATTGCCCAACTCCTATTATGGAAGTGAATGGCGCCTTGATTCAGTAATCGACGATGAATACAAATCTTAG
- the LOC125871757 gene encoding PWWP domain-containing protein 5-like — translation MSVNSDQNFRVVSVDDQSGNETLMENRNNMDLVFESVIDDGVRVFGEGNDVVKGLRVQMEGLGVEIDLGPCDLEGEMAFAGYGRLDGELVVDLTGFSHLARRGNVVEGADDMQEVSGGTNGSVPDGRTVNINDGIDVGPDAIVPERRGVKHRMEEEGKFYVSDLVWGKVRSHPWWPGQILDPSAASNSAMKYFKKNCYLIAYFGDQTFAWNEASSIKPFKMYFSRMEKQSNSEHFSHAVNCALDEVSRRVELGLACPCLPEETRAKMESQIVAEAGIQAESNMRIGGDNFSDQTPFNPAELVRTLKSVAAAPHSRLDRLLFVLAKAQLAAFNRWNGYNEHPVIEEFSGLFENDNDVEPLLGKSDVASEENSNVQGTSSTKRPRCSGIAEHPGKKVKSMSMLVYGSSSRISNDQKNSRGIAGRERKSVSSEKRHLAFEYMPSNSEAKRRKKELSPSSGNKMSLPSHKAARRNLKSIDSNSRRTSKHNENSRNIEFGDSVLGLVKSEGEQLIPKEFPSPTEMLSKLYSAARDPMNASSILLSQASLFCDYRNLTCSETTVSADHSRPTEKHIGQNSSNSASAETLSIEGIEDSYWTDRIIECNPEDQVLFEPEVQNEEDFPNAKWETSPGLSPILDHKQEVGPLVENSERENLSDLVDGSSEYSPTTLILKFSDLESVPPIADLNIIFSHYGPLCESETKLIHKRKQVKVVFKRCADAETAFSKSGKFSIFGPSLISYRLQYSPSPRKASCTSKRKRKYAASVAVKGVQN, via the coding sequence ATGTCGGTGAATTCGGATCAAAACTTCAGAGTTGTTAGTGTTGATGATCAATCAGGAAATGAAACCCTAATGGAAAATCGAAATAATATGGATTTAGTTTTTGAATCGGTTATTGATGATGGGgttagggtttttggagaaggTAATGATGTTGTCAAGGGTTTAAGAGTGCAAATGGAAGGTTTAGGTGTGGAGATTGATTTGGGTCCATGTGATCTCGAAGGTGAAATGGCGTTTGCAGGGTATGGTCGGCTTGATGGTGAGCTTGTGGTTGATTTGACGGGATTTTCACATCTTGCACGAAGGGGGAATGTAGTAGAAGGAGCCGACGACATGCAAGAGGTATCAGGTGGGACAAATGGATCTGTTCCTGATGGTAGAACAGTCAACATTAATGATGGTATAGATGTTGGGCCTGATGCTATCGTTCCAGAAAGACGAGGGGTTAAGCACCGAATGGAAGAGGAAGGGAAGTTTTACGTGTCCGATTTAGTATGGGGTAAGGTGAGGAGTCATCCTTGGTGGCCTGGGCAGATATTGGACCCTTCTGCTGCATCAAACAGCGCAATGAAATACTTTAAAAAGAATTGCTATCTTATAGCTTATTTTGGTGACCAGACATTTGCATGGAATGAAGCATCTAGCATTAAGCCATTTAAGATGTACTTCTCTCGAATGGAGAAACAGAGCAACTCAGAACACTTTTCTCATGCAGTGAACTGTGCTCTAGATGAAGTCTCTAGACGGGTTGAGTTGGGGCTCGCCTGCCCATGTTTGCCGGAGGAAACCCGAGCAAAAATGGAATCTCAGATTGTTGCAGAGGCTGGTATCCAGGCGGAATCAAACATGAGAATTGGAGGTGACAACTTTTCAGATCAAACCCCATTTAACCCTGCCGAACTTGTTAGAACACTCAAGTCAGTAGCAGCAGCTCCACATTCCCGGCTTGACAGATTGTTGTTTGTGTTGGCAAAAGCTCAATTGGCAGCCTTTAATCGCTGGAATGGTTATAATGAGCACCCAGTAATAGAAGAATTTAGCGGTTTGTTTGAGAATGATAATGATGTTGAACCACTGCTTGGGAAGAGTGATGTGGCGTCGGAGGAAAATTCTAATGTCCAAGGTACTTCCTCAACAAAGCGTCCTCGTTGCTCGGGGATTGCTGAGCACCCTggtaaaaaagtaaaatcaatGTCCATGTTGGTGTATGGGAGCAGTTCACGTATATCAAATGATCAGAAGAATTCTAGAGGAATAGCTGGGCGAGAGAGGAAGTCTGTGTCTTCTGAGAAGAGACATTTAGCATTTGAATATATGCCTAGCAATTCAGAggcaaaaagaaggaaaaaagaattGTCACCAAGCAGTGGTAACAAGATGTCTTTACCATCTCATAAAGCTGCAAGGCGAAATCTCAAGTCTATTGACAGCAACTCCCGAAGAACGAGCAAGCATAATGAGAACTCGAGAAATATTGAATTTGGAGATTCAGTTCTTGGTCTCGTGAAATCTGAAGGAGAACAGTTGATTCCAAAAGAATTCCCTTCTCCAACAGAAATGCTCTCAAAGCTCTATTCGGCAGCCAGGGATCCCATGAATGCGAGTAGTATTTTGCTGTCACAAGCTAGTTTGTTCTGTGATTATAGGAATTTAACTTGCTCGGAAACTACCGTGTCAGCAGACCACTCAAGGCCGACAGAAAAGCATATAGGACAAAATTCATCCAACTCAGCATCTGCTGAAACTTTGTCGATAGAAGGTATTGAGGACTCATATTGGACTGATAGGATTATTGAATGCAACCCCGAAGATCAGGTGTTATTTGAACCAGAGGTCCAAAACGAGGAGGATTTTCCTAATGCTAAATGGGAGACTTCTCCTGGCCTGAGTCCGATCTTGGACCATAAGCAAGAAGTAGGCCCGTTGGTTGAGAATTCAGAACGAGAAAATCTATCTGATCTTGTGGATGGAAGTTCCGAATACTCCCCAACCACGCTGATTCTTAAATTTTCAGATTTAGAATCAGTTCCTCCCATAGCAGATCTAAACATAATATTTAGTCACTATGGTCCACTTTGTGAATCTGAGACCAAGCTTATTCACAAGAGAAAACAAGTAAAAGTTGTTTTCAAGAGGTGTGCCGATGCTGAAACTGCTTTTAGCAAGTCAGGGAAATTCAGTATTTTTGGTCCATCACTCATCAGTTACCGCCTACAGTATTCACCATCACCACGCAAAGCATCTTGTACCTCAAAACGTAAAAGGAAGTATGCAGCATCAGTAGCAGTGAAGGGCGTTCAAAACTGA
- the LOC125870501 gene encoding probable DNA helicase MCM8 encodes MTGEMAVNGKIQQKLTTPIGLGKALSIYFPGIDFHVGDPQFRLASELVHFFSAPSGEQFVSQVKEVDGTFLLPLDFQQFQKLCELQEFYTILESKSKDALLCMSAALHKIYFMKLGDESFDDFVKINIRLHNYPQSMIALKNLKAAYIDRLVSVRGTVVKVSTVKPLVMQMCFACTKCGTSITRDFPDGKFSPPPVCELHGCKCRTFNPIRSTARIIDFQKIRIQELLKSEHHEEGRVPRTVECELTEDLVDACIPGDIVTVTGIIKVINNYMDIGGGKSKGKNQGLYYLYLEVVSITNSKSQSTPEGSQDNANARATELFDLYSFSPKDLEFIVKFSEEHGSDVFRQILQSVCPSIYGHELVKAGITLALFGGVRKHSMDQNKVPVRGDIHIIIVGDPGLGKSQLLQAAASISPRGIYICGNATTNAGLTVAVVKDPLTGDYAFEAGAMVLADRGLCCIDEFDKMSAEHQALLEAMEQQCVSVAKAGLVASLSARTSVLAAANPVGGHYNRAKTVNENLKMNGALLSRFDLVFILLDKPDEVLDKRLSEHIMSLHAKSVEQPPVAKRLCTASLDVREIDMNTKQGSLVARLRLDPKKDSGFVPLPAPLLRKYIAYARTYIFPRMTKPAAEILQKFYLKLRDHNTSGDGTPITARQLESLVRLAGARARVDLREEITEQDALDVVEIMKESLYDKYVDEHGFVDFGRSGGMSQQKEAKRFLSALHKQSELQQKDCFSISEIYSLADRIALMVPDIDTFVDNLNSVGYLLKKGPKTYQVLSSSYSQTSRSRG; translated from the exons ATGACCGGAGAAATGGCGGTGAACGGGAAGATTCAACAGAAATTGACGACGCCTATCGGTCTCGGTAAAGCACTGTCGATTTATTTCCCCGGTATCGATTTCCATGTCGGCGACCCACAATTCCGACTCGCCTCTGAGCTTGTTCACTTCTTCTCTGCTCCTTCCGGTGAACAATTCGTTTCTCAG GTGAAGGAGGTTGACGGCACGTTCTTATTGCCACTGGACTTTCAGCAATTCCAAAAACTTTGTGAGCTCCAagaattttatacaattttagaGAGTAAATCTAAAGATGCTCTGTTGTGTATGAGTGCTGCATTACACAAG ATTTACTTTATGAAATTGGGGGATgaaagttttgatgattttgtgAAGATAAATATACGTCTCCACAACTATCCTCAATCAATGATTGCATTGAAGAACCTAAAAGCTGCTTATATTG ATAGGCTTGTCTCTGTACGTGGTACAGTGGTAAAAGTCAGCACAGTCAAGCCTCTGGTGATGCAAATGTGTTTTGCATGTACCAAGTGCGGAACCAGTATTACTCGTGACTTTCCAGATGGAAAATTTTCACCTCCACCAGTATGTGAATTGCATGGTTGTAAATGTAGGACTTTTAATCCCATAAGGTCTACAGCTCGAATTATTGACTTTCAGAAAATAAG AATTCAGGAGCTGCTGAAATCTGAACATCATGAAGAGGGACGGGTACCTCGAACTGTTGAATGTGAACTAACTGAAGATCTTGTGGATGCATGCATCCCTGGGGATATTGTGACTGTCACTGGAATTATTAAGGTGATTAACAATTACATGGATATTGGAGGAG GAAAGTCAAAAGGCAAGAATCAAGGACTTTATTATTTGTACCTAGAAGTAGTTTCTATTACAAACTCGAAGTCTCAGTCAACACCTGAGGGTTCACAAGATAACGCTAATGCTAGAGCTACAGAGCTATTTGATTTATACTCATTCTCTCCAAAGGATTTGGAGTTTATTGTTAAGTTTTCTGAAGAACATGGTTCTGATGTCTTTCGACAAATACTTCAATCTGTTTGCCCCTCGATCTACGGTCACGAGCTTGTTAAAG CGGGAATTACATTAGCTTTATTTGGTGGTGTACGGAAGCATTCCATGGATCAGAATAAGGTTCCTGTGAGAGGAGATATCCACATAATAATTGTCG GTGATCCTGGATTGGGTAAAAGTCAACTACTTCAAGCGGCAGCTTCCATTTCTCCCCGTGGCATATATATTTGTGGTAATGCAACAACTAATGCTGGCCTTACTGTTGCTGTTGTCAAGGATCCTTTGACCGGTGACTATGCGTTTGAAGCAG GTGCTATGGTTCTTGCCGATCGTGGATTATGTTGCATTGACGAGTTTGACAAAATGTCTGCTGAACATCAG GCCTTATTGGAGGCTATGGAACAACAGTGCGTCTCTGTTGCAAAGGCAGGACTTGTTGCAAGTTTGTCAGCGCGAACATCTGTTTTAGCAGCAGCAAACCCTGTTGGTGGCCACTACAA CCGTGCAAAAACTGTGAACGAGAACTTGAAGATGAATGGTGCTTTGCTTTCACGATTTGATTTGGTGTTCATATTACTTGATAAACCTGATGAAGTGCTGGACAAGCGACTCTCTGAGCATATTATGTCA CTTCATGCAAAAAGTGTAGAGCAGCCACCAGTTGCAAAACGGTTATGTACAG CCTCGCTGGATGTTAGAGAAATTGACATGAATACAAAACAGGGTTCTTTAGTTGCAAGGCTGAGACTTGACCCTAAGAAAGACAGTGGTTTTGTTCCATTGCCTGCTCCTCTTCTGCGTAAATACATTGCTTATGCAAGAACTTATATATTTCCTAG GATGACAAAACCAGCAGCAGAAATCTTGCAGAAGTTTTACTTGAAGTTGAGGGATCATAATACGTCCGGTGATGGTACACCGATAACAGCAAGGCAATTAGAGAGCTTGGTAAGGTTGGCAGGAGCTCGAGCTAGAGTAGATCTAAGAGAAGAGATAACTGAGCAAGATGCTCTG GATGTTGTGGAAATAATGAAAGAATCATTATACGATAAGTATGTTGACGAGCATGGATTTGTGGATTTTGGACGGAGTGGGGGAATGAGTCAGCAGAAAGAAGCAAAACGGTTTTTGAGTGCCTTGCATAAGCAATCAGAATTGCAGCAAAAGGATTGCTTTTCAATTTCT GAAATATATAGTCTGGCAGATCGGATTGCATTAATGGTTCCAGATATCGACACATTCGTGGATAATCTTAATAGTGTTGGTTATTTACTAAAGAAGGGTCCCAAGACATATCAG GTGCTATCTTCATCTTATTCACAAACATCAAGGTCAAGAGGATAG